The genomic region TCTCTGTTTCTGACTCGTAAAATGTTGGTAATGTTTATGTTTCTGACTCGTCAAATGTTGGTAAGGTCTCTTTGTTTTGGTCGAATGTTGGAAATGTCTTGGTAGCTTACTGATAAAAATGTTGgtattgcaatttatttgacATACTAAATGTTGgctatttcgtttttttttacttaCCATTACTAACCTGTTTAGTAATGTCTCTGTATCTGACTGTGAACacttgtaatatatttaacatgtatGTTTCTTACTGGTCAAATGTTATTTATGTCTCTGCTTTTGCTGGTCAACAGTTGACACAGACTGTATGTTTTTGATTCGATAAAGTTTGTACCGTCTGTTAATTACACTGGTTCGAAGTTTTAAATGTCCCCGTTTATTACTGTTCACACGTGGTAATTGTATACGACTTCGACTGGTTAAATTTTGGTTATATTTGTGTGTTCCGCTTGTCATATGTTGCTAATGTATTTTTTGCTGCCATGTTAAGCGTTGTTTATGGCTTCTTTTCTGAGTTGTTTAAGTTTGGTAATGTGTCTGGTTATGTCTGGTTCAAAATTGTCAGTACCTCTCAGTTTCAGACTCACTGTAAATAGTGGCCTTTTGTTTATTTATCACTGTTAAAGTGTCGATAGGTTTTAATTGCTTAATCGAGAAATTTTTAATGTATCGAAATTATGTTTAGAAAAAAGGCATATAAATATCTTCAGTATATTAATAGGTGTTTAACTTACGTGCGTATGAAATATAACtctgttgaaaaaaatatgaaaacaaacatacattCTTTATGACTGTtttgatttttcgttttgtttatgtttaaataaaacgcatgcatattaaaataacgAACTTATATTTATAACACAGTTTAACATGCACATTAACAGCCGGTTAGTTGATTTGTTAAACATGCTGGACAAATGAAGTTTGATCAGCCAGATCCGGGTTAAACTGATAATGGTTTTATTAGGGCGTGAAGTCTATGACTGAAAGGAAACAAAAGATCTTTTATTTCACTTGATTTACACATGCGAATCTATGTCATTAAAAGGCATACAAAAATGTCAGTATGTATCGTGTTAAAAATACAATGACATATCATGAAACGTGACTATAATGTAAGGAGGTGCTTTCATTAATATGATAGgtctttttgtttttatgattaCTGATATATGAACGCAAGCATATGTGACCTTTAAAATTACGCTGTGCGGATAGAAATCTacaaaaaataaactaataatacaCTGTGTTGAATAACAATACGCGTGTTATGTAATTGTTGCAATCGACATGGCGGCCCATGGATCAGTACCATAAACAGTGAAACTGATACTGGAAGCGGAAGCCGGGTACAAGGCGCTTGATGGCGCGCGCGATTCAGCCCGGGTCGACAGCATATGTGTCCAGCGTCGCCACCTCAGCGTCAGATGGACAGGAGTATACGCGTAAGTTGAACACTGATGCGTTGTTCCTTATATTACTGGCGTTGTTAAGCATCGTTACAagttttcaaatatataatatactagAAATTTAACAACTGCATGATTACAATAAACGTATATATTAGACTTAATTCGTTAACCACAAAGACGTACCTTTCTCTTTCTAAATGTTCAGAAGACGAAGGCAGGGGTGTCATTTCTCGCGTTTTCCCGCCGCTTCCCATGTGCATGGCTGTTGTTTGCTGCGTGTTAAACTTCCTGCTACCCGGTCTAGGTACGTCTGTTTCTAGGTTCGCTATAGATCCAATGCATGCGATTCCGATTAAatgaaatatgtaataattattCGTTCTTATTACTTCGCCTACTGAATTCAGCATGAGTTTTTTTGACGTGTCTTATTTAAGCagcagaatattttttatatgctcCACCACTAAAATCCTTAATCTCTCTGTCCGTCTGTTGGTTAATACAtacataatttaatttgtttcttattatataaattatatgaatatgcgtacatgtatgttttattgtacgttaaaatgtatttattttattacaaacaaactCGTGCAAATAATACATCGATTTTTCCTGTTTAAATGCTTAAATCCTACTCGCTGTAGGGTCGATGTTAGCAAGCGTCTGTGGGTTCTGTCTTGCGCCGCCTAATGACATGACGCGCAATGACAAGTTCCGGGCGTGCTGCGAGGGCTGCTCCATCGGACTCCTGCAGTTTATGCTGGTTCCAATATTCTTCGTCGGCTGGTTCCTGAGCTGCATGGCTGGGCTGGGATTCATCCAGGACTCGCGTGAGAAATCAAACGTCCAATATCTTAAATGAAATGTTAACTCGTATGGTGTGTAGCTTGAACTCTTTCATGTCGTTATATAATTCTTATTGCGAATGTCAAAATTAATATACTCTTATTACACATGTCAAAATTTACATCCGGTATTTTAACAGCATGAAGTTCTCcgttaaaaaaatgacgttaTGTGTGTAGGTATATTCTTATTTTTGTGGCGttgtgatattttatttcaaccttTGTGGACTTGAAACTGGTAGTACGAAACTTCGTCGACAGCAACCACGACACTGAACAAAATTTTATAAGAAACTGTGAAAGGACCATTCAACACGGATTTCGATTTTACTAAACGTATTTTAGAGCTTTTTGCATGTTTCTTTTCAGATAATTTCTACAAAATGCTGACCCAAGGTCCTGAAGCAACGGGGCATGTTTCGGAAAGATCTGAAATGACCGATCCCGATAATCGGATACGAAGCAGGGGCGCCGCTCTACATCTCGCAAACGCTCGCGTCGTTTCCGTTCAACCGGCCGCCTCGATGGTGCAGCTGTTGCGACTTCCGTCTTACAGCGAGCGTAGCGCGACACCACCTCCATACAGCGAGGACACCACCACAGGGGCATCAAAGTATGTGACTCTCATTCATCGTTCCTCCAACGCTGCTTAAGCCTCATATCGATAGAATATTACTTTGCAATGTTCATACACAACATTAAATATTCACATAGctatgtcggaccgtatttggtacaaaaacgaatatgtacaagtttgtaccatattcggccgaatatggtacaactgtctaattgtaccatatacgtatctgcagttttggggtaaaatgcctgaccgaatatggtacaaacttgtaccatattcggatgaaaaatgtaccacattcgttccgaatatgatacacactcatcatcgtaatcatcatcatcatcatcatcgttatctcatcatcatcatcatcatcatcatcgttatctcatcatcatcatcatcatcatcatcatcatcatcatcatcatcatcatcatcatcatcatcatcatcacatcaattatcaacaccccaatgatcatcatcgttgttatctttaccaacaccaccatcatcatcaccatcaaaaccaacatcatcatatccattatcatgatcgtaatggtgatcacaaaagttttttttgtgatgataatgacagcgatgttttcggtcgataatgaggatgttgtgatgatgatgacgacgatgagaatatcatcatcatcatcggccaataaacatcgccatcatcatcatcacaaatattttgttatcatcatcatcattatcatcatcgtcggccgataaacatcgccgtcatcatcatctaaaaacttatcatcatcattataaccatcatcatcgtccgataaacatcgctgtcatcatcatcccaaaacgtttgttatcatcatcatcatcaacattatcatcatcatcatcatcatcatcaccacaatcatcaaaccccaatcatcataaccactgtcatcatcatcaccaccaccatcatcatcacaatttttttaccatcatcatcatcacaaatgttttgtcatcatcatcatcacatattcattttacattttgtattttataatttgtttcattcaagagattcaacaaacttgtacttttttcatttattggtatactgacaggatttttcaaagtaatattgaagaacatagaacagcatttaaattttaatccaactgtagcattttgacaagacataataaacatatatacattcattttagtagcagccaaaatatcccaaatgtgcttcgtaaaaagttaccagtaaatgagcaaatgacaacaaatttccggtagaagaacataatcatcaatcacaaaaataacataaccggtttccaaacaccgatatacatgtatatttcacctgtaatgtctgtacatgacatctatgatatcataccaaccgattccactaacacgcaaacgcagccatgcgtttgcccattttggccccttgatgatttcttttattgccgaaataagaccgctgtttctgcccgctcttgttaataggaaacgaacgctaacaggatttctgttactagtatctagtccaatatccggccgaatgtaaattctaggtgtttgcaaactcattgacct from Dreissena polymorpha isolate Duluth1 chromosome 5, UMN_Dpol_1.0, whole genome shotgun sequence harbors:
- the LOC127831170 gene encoding uncharacterized protein LOC127831170, producing MARAIQPGSTAYVSSVATSASDGQEYTQDEGRGVISRVFPPLPMCMAVVCCVLNFLLPGLGSMLASVCGFCLAPPNDMTRNDKFRACCEGCSIGLLQFMLVPIFFVGWFLSCMAGLGFIQDSHNFYKMLTQGPEATGHVSERSEMTDPDNRIRSRGAALHLANARVVSVQPAASMVQLLRLPSYSERSATPPPYSEDTTTGASKYVTLIHRSSNAA